A window of Denticeps clupeoides unplaced genomic scaffold, fDenClu1.1, whole genome shotgun sequence contains these coding sequences:
- the LOC114773266 gene encoding epidermal differentiation-specific protein-like isoform X1 has protein sequence MASNPVNKIFVYEHPDFQGVSREFTEYCPDLRDVSFNDCISSVKVIGQPWVLYEHPHCQGAQFYFEEGECRSVEWHDAISSLEQVKEDLTNPQITLYENQNYGGRSITLNCETNLCFGSFNDMISSCRVDRGAWVLYEHPNRGGRSILVRAGREFPSIGWIDNQVSWARPLKPGRPKITAELLWDKKEENTKSVVIDSICCVNRGKREQTFSSELSREYEGSVTESFNFSNATQISVGMSFGFDIGLVKSEVNVSLSNTFTVEKGSSNTKTEKKGVKISLPATIHPHTKLTVNVVRKEVDVKVPVKITIQSGYTSSTEYGEYRCQAGNSILAEYQEEDI, from the exons atggcttcaaatcctgtaaacaagattTTTGTGTACGAGCATCCTGACTTTCAAGGAGTGAGCCGGGAGTTCACTGAGTATTGTCCAGACCTTCGGGATGttagttttaatgactgtatctcctctgtgaaggtcatagggcagccatgggtgttatacgaacacccccactgtcagggtgcccaGTTCTACTTTGAGGAGGGTGAATGTCGATCAGTGGAGTGGCATGATGCAATTTCTTCACTGGAACAGGTGAAAGAAgatctgacaaatcctcagatcacactgtatgagaatcaaaactatgggggtaggagcattaccctcaactgtgagaccaacttatgttttggcagtttcaatgatatgatttcttcctgccgagtggacagaggagcatgggtcctctatgagcatccaaacagaggtggtcgttcaattctggtcagagctggaagAGAATTTCCAAGCATAGGCTGGATTGACAACCAAGTGTCTTGGGCTCGTCCtcttaaacctgggagacccaagataacagctgagctcctctgggacaagaaagaagaaaacaccaaatcagtcgtcattgactcca TCTGTTGTGTGAATCGTGGAAAACGtgagcagaccttctcctctgagctcagtcgggagtatgaaggttctgtcaccgagagcttcaacttcagcaatgctacacagataagtgtggggatgtcatttgggtttgatattggtTTAGTGAAATCAGAGGTGAATGTGTCTCTGAGTAACACCTTCACcgtggagaaggggagcagcaacaccaagacggaaaagaagggtgtgaagatCTCCCTACCAGCCACCATCcatccacacaccaagctcactgtgaatgttgtgagaaaagaggttgatgtgaaggttccagtcaaaataacgatccagtcaggctacacctcttcgactgaatacggggaatacaggtgccaggctggtaactcgatcttggctgaataccaagaagaggacatttaa
- the LOC114773266 gene encoding epidermal differentiation-specific protein-like isoform X2, translating to MASNPVNKIFVYEHPDFQGVSREFTEYCPDLRDVSFNDCISSVKVIGQPWVLYEHPHCQGAQFYFEEGECRSVEWHDAISSLEQVKEDLTNPQITLYENQNYGGRSITLNCETNLCFGSFNDMISSCRVDRGAWVLYEHPNRGGRSILVRAGREFPSIGWIDNQVSWARPLKPGRPKITAELLWDKKEENTKSVVIDSICGVNRGKHEQTFSSELSREYEGSVTESFNFSNATQISVGMSFGFDIGIVKSEVNVSLSNTFTVEKGSSNTKTEKKGVKISLPATIHPHTKLTVNVVRKEVDVKVPVKITIQSGYSSSTEYGEYRCQAGNSILAEYQEEDI from the coding sequence atggcttcaaatcctgtaaacaagattTTTGTGTACGAGCATCCTGACTTTCAAGGAGTGAGCCGGGAGTTCACTGAGTATTGTCCAGACCTTCGGGATGttagttttaatgactgtatctcctctgtgaaggtcatagggcagccatgggtgttatacgaacacccccactgtcagggtgcccaGTTCTACTTTGAGGAGGGTGAATGTCGATCAGTGGAGTGGCATGATGCAATTTCTTCACTGGAACAGGTGAAAGAAgatctgacaaatcctcagatcacactgtatgagaatcaaaactatgggggtaggagcattaccctcaactgtgagaccaacttatgttttggcagtttcaatgatatgatttcttcctgccgagtggacagaggagcatgggtcctctatgagcatccaaacagaggtggtcgttcaattctggtcagagctggaagAGAATTTCCAAGCATAGGCTGGATTGACAACCAAGTGTCTTGGGCTCGTCCtcttaaacctgggagacccaagataacagctgagctcctctgggacaagaaagaagaaaacaccaaatcagtcgtcattgactccatatgtggtgtgaatcgtggaaaacatgagcagaccttctcctctgagctcagtcgggagtatgaaggttctgtcaccgagagcttcaacttcagcaatgctacacagataagtgtggggatgtcatttgggtttgatattggtatagtgaaatcagaggtcaatgtgtctctgagtaacactttcactgtggagaaggggagcagcaacaccaaAACGGAAAAGAAAGGTGTGAAGATCTCCCTACCAGccaccattcatccacacaccaagctcactgtgaatgttgTGAGAAAAGAGGTGGATGTGAAGGTTCCAGTCAAGATAACGATCCAGTCAGGGTACAGCTCTTCGACTGAAtacggggaatacaggtgccaggctggtaactcgatcttggctgaataccaagaagaggacatttaa
- the LOC114773267 gene encoding epidermal differentiation-specific protein-like gives MAVNKIIVYEHCYFKGQSREFTESCASLVDSNFNDCISSVKVIGQPWVLYEHVQFQGAHIVYEEGEHAVVEKNDAFSSMEQVREDLRNPQLTLYEHPNFGGRSITLNCETNLCSGSFNDLASSYKVNRGAWILYENANRGGDTMVVRSGVSRKELGWFDNRVSHALPLKPGNLQVTAEILWDKKEEKNKSVVIDSICGLNHGKHEQTFCTEFTREYEGSVTESFNFSNATQVSVGMSFGFDIGLVKSEVTASLSNTFTVEKGSSNTKTERNGVKISLPATISPRTKLTVNIVRKEVDVKVPVKISLHTGFIADVEYGEYKCHAGNNILAEYTEEDI, from the coding sequence ATGGCTGTAAACAAGATCATTGTGTATGAACATTGCTACTTTAAGGGTCAGAGCCGGGAGTTCACAGAGAGTTGTGCAAGCCTTGTGGATTCGAATTTTAATGACTGCAtctcctctgtgaaggtcataGGACAGCCATGGGTGTTATATGAACATGTCCAATTCCAAGGTGCTCACATCGTCTATGAGGAGGGTGAACATGCAGTAGTGGAGAAGAATGATGCATTTTCTTCCATGGAACAGGTGAGAGAAGATCTCAGAAATCCTCAGCTCACGCTGTATGAGCACCCAAACTTTGGGGGTAGGAGCATTACCCTCAACTGTGAGACCAACTTATGTTCTGGCAGTTTCAATGATCTGGCTTCATCTTACAAAGTCAACAGAGGTGCATGGATCCTGTACGAGAATGCAAACAGAGGTGGAGATACAATGGTGGTCAGAAGTGGCGTTAGTAGAAAGGAACTGGGCTGGTTTGACAACCGTGTGTCTCACGCACTTCCTCTCAAGCCTGGCAACCTCCAAGTAACAGCCGAGATCCTCTGGgacaaaaaggaggaaaaaaacaaatcggTCGTTATAGATTCCATCTGTGGCTTGAATCATGGCAAACATGAGCAGACCTTCTGCACAGAGTTCACTCGGGAGTATGAAGGCTCTGTCACTgagagcttcaacttcagcaatgcAACACAGGTCAGTGTAGGAATGTCATTTGGATTCGATATTGGTTTGGTGAAGTCAGAGGTCACTGCTTCTCTGAGTAACACTTTCACcgtggagaaggggagcagcaacaccaagacAGAGAGAAATGGTGTGAAGATCTCCCTACCAGCCACCATCTCTCCTCGcaccaagctcactgtgaaCATTGTGAGAAAAGAGGTGGATGTGAAGGTTCCAGTCAAGATATCCCTCCACACCGGCTTCATCGCTGACGTCGAATATGGGGAGTACAAGTGCCATGCTGGAAACAACATTCTAGCTGAATACACAGAAGAGGACATTTAA